The window CCAAATCATTTATCCGTTATTTTACAAAATGTTTGCAGCTGGAGTTATCCGGCTCAAACGTAAGCATCAGTTTGCTCAGTCCCGGTGGCATTAATACCAAACCAGAATTGCTGGTGCTTAATAATAAATTAACAGGCGTATCAAGGGCCACTATCCTGGAAGCCGAGGATGTAGCGCGCATTGCTATTGATGGCCTGTTAAAGGGTAAAAAAGAAATTATCCCCGGTATTATTAATAAAATGATGTTTATTTTAGATAGCATTTTACCGGGATTTTTAAAACAAGCTATCATTCAAAGCCGTTTAAAAGTCATCCTTAAAAACCAATGATCATAGCCCTGCACGCATATCGCCCTATTAAACAACTTTGTCGTTATTGCAGGATCAGCAATAACGGTTTCAGGTTGCTTGATGAAGAAACCGTAGCATTTATCTCCGGTATTTTTCGCGGTATCACGTTTGAGTTTCACCGCGATTACTGTGATGTGAAAATTGGGCATATGCATACCAGTTTAGATTTAGCCGGAGATTTTTCGACAGATGCGTTGATTGTTTTTTTGACAAAACATAATGTACTCAGGGCAGGCGAGCTGGATAACCAGGCGTATATGGCTTAAAAGAAATTAAACCCCGCATTCCAACCCACCCACCAGGAATGATGCTGGTTTGCGCTGAAATTGTGCTGCAGGTTTTGCGCCAGCCCGTAGCCTTTAACCGCATTTTCCTGGTCGGAGTAGTAAAAATTAAGGGAGGGGCCACCAAATAATGATGCTTTTTTGCCCAGTTTAATGTTCAGGTTGCCATCAAGCCGTTGCAGCAGGTTGGTATAGCGCCAGCTTCCTTCATACAGGTAACGGCTGCTAATTTCGGGGTTAAAAGTAAGGTGTTTGCCCATGTCAAGTACGGTACCCAGCCCCATTCCCACGCCGTATATCTTACTGTTGGGGGTAATTCTTAAACCGCCGGTATAAACTGTATAAAAGTTATTACTGCCCGTTTTTATGGCTATGTTGGCATTCAAGGTTTCGTTTGATGACAGGCTTAGCTTATTATACCCATTGCGGATATAATTGATAAGCCCAAAACTAAATCCCGACGAAGTATCGGCCACATTAATCAACCCTAACTGAACACCCCTTAGCTTTTTGGCAAAATTGAATATACCAAATTGTATGCCCTCAAATTTTTGCTGCGCTATATTGCCCGCGCCTATCTGCAGACCGCTTACGTTTTTGCCGGCAATATTGCCCAATATCGCTATCTGTAAGCCAGAAACCTTTCCCCGCACATGGTTGTAAGTGCTTAATTGAACGCCCGATAAGTCGCGTTTAATGCTGTTGTGTAAAAATGTAAATTGAAAGCCTGCTACATTGCCCAAAACATTGTTGTACAAGCCGCTTAACTGCACGCCGCTAACGTTACCGCCAACCACATTAAAGGCGCCCGCTACCTGTACGCTTTGCACATCGCCTTTATCAAGGTTAAATATAATGCCCATCTCGGCGCCGCGTACCCCGGCGCTGTAGCCGCCTATAGCGTTTATAGATACAATATTGATGATTTGCCCGTTTAAGGCGCCATGTGTGCTTACATTGGGTATAGCCGACGCCTGGAACGGTGCATTAGCCACCAGGCCGCGCAAATTAGCTGCCTGTATTTGCTGTTTTGTTGACAGCAGCAAACGGCCCAGCCCGGTTTTGGTTATATCGTCGTTGTCATCATTGGCTACATAGCTAAACAGGCTGCTATCCGGGCGGCTTGTAATTTGCACATCATTTAAAAAGGTGATGGTTGTATCTTTATAAAGTTCTTTACTGATGGTTAACCGTACCGGCCGGCCTTCGTTTTTCAGGTGCAGTTCAAAGAATCCGTTCTGGTCGGTCATGGCCGATTGCAGCAGGCTTTTTTCGTATACACTGGCGTTGGGGAGTTTTTTCCCTGTTTGCTCATCGGCAACAAAACCGGTTATAATGTATTCCCTGTTTTCGGTATTCGATTTTTCGGTAGTTAAGCCAAGTTGTAGCGGGGCATAACGCAGGATGATAAAACCTTTGGCATCTTTGTATTCAAAACGTTTCATCAGCATTTGGTCAAGCACCTCTTTAACGGTCCAATTATCGGCATCAAGGCTTACCAGGCTATCGGCTTTTATCAGGTTGCTGTTATATGAAAAGTAAAAGCTACCCTTATCTTCCATGGTTTTAAAAACCGTGCCCAGGCGCTGTTTTTTTACGTGAATGGTAATATTACGTGCAAGGTTAACCTGTGCCGCTGCACGGTTATGCAGGCAGGCAAAAAATGTCACCGTAAAAAACAGTAAAAGCACCCGGTTTATATAATACATAGAACGAGGTAGAAATATCAATTATTTCAGGATGATTTGGTTACCCTTGTGTATTGCCGTAATGGGGAATGTGCCTGTGACTACCAATAAAATTTGCTCAAGCGATTGATCTTTAAACACGGTTGTAATGGGCAGTTTATTTAATGATGGTTTTGCTATAACAATGTGTGCGCCATAAATTTCATTCACTGCCGACACCAGTTCACTTAAGGGGGTGCTGTCGCACACCAACTCTTTGTTGATATAGTAGCTGTACAATTTACCCCGTGTGCTCTGTTTGGTAAGGCTACTGCGGTTTTTTAACACCACGGTTTTTTCGCCAGGCTTAAGGCTGATGCTGTTTTTATCCCTGCTTACATTCACAATTCCGGTTTCAACAATCACTTCGGTTTTTCCATTCCTGCTTTTTATATTAAATGACGTGCCAACTACCCTAACCGTTACACCATTTACATTAATAATAAAAGGTTTTGTTTTATCGGGTGTTATTTTGAAAAAGGCCTCGCCAGATAGTTCAACCGGGCGGGTATCGCCACTAAACCTGTTTGGATACGATAATTGCGATAAAGCGTTCATGGTAACTACAGATCCGTCGGGAAGCGTATCTACCAGTACTTTATTATTGCTTTGCAGGTTAACAGTAGTAACCCTGCTAAAATAATTCAACGCGAAATAGCTGAGCATACAAACCAATACCAGGGATGCTGCTATGGCCAGCCAGTTTGCCCGAGTTAAACGGCGTGTTTGAGTTTGGGACGCGGCCGGACTATTATTTATCCTGTTTTGCAGGCGTATAAAAGCGGTATCTTCATCAATAAGGCGGGTGCCGGCAACCTTTAAACTTTGGTCCCACAGTGTTTTAAACTGATTATAATACAGTTGGTTTTCCTCCGCGGCATTTAACCATGCCTGAACTTGTTCCTGCTCGGCAATCGTGGCCTCGCCGAGCAGGTGTTTTACCAGCAAATCATCGGTCATATGTGGGGTACTATTACTCATCTGCTAACGGCTGATAATTAAATACAAAATGATCATTAAAAATTCGGCCAGTTTGGTTCGCATCAGTTTTAATGCTTTACCCATCTGGTTTTCTATGGTTTTCACTGATAGCCCCATCTGGTCGGCAATTTGCTGGTATTTCAATTGTTCAAAGCGGCTGAGCTGAAAAATGGTGCGGCATTGCTGCGGCAGCTCGCTCATAGCCTGGCTAATGTGCTTTTCCAGTTCATTGGCCAGCATTGCTTTCGACGAATGATCTTGTACCTGGTCCATTTCATCTGCATAATAAACCTGGAAAGATGCTTTTACTTTTTGATGTTTCAGGTAATTAAGGCTTTCGTTATGAACGGCCCGGTATAGGTATGATTTTATCGAGCCGTCCGTTTTTAACAACTCCCGCTTTTCCCAAATCCGGCAAAATACGTTTTGCACTACTTCTTCGGCTTGTCCGTCGTCCTTTAAAAAAGTATAGGCGTAGGCATGCAGGTTTTTAAAATGGCTTTTAAACACCATCTCAAATACCTTTTGGTTGCCCTGCTTTAATAAGGAAATGACCGTGCTATCGCTGTATTCCACTGATAAAGGGTGAAAATATGCGTTAAATATAGGGGCTTTCCCGGTCATATTCCTCATGTTGTTCGTTAACACTTAGGCCAGCTGCACCTGGATGGTGTATAATGAATGGTGGATATCTACCTTACTGCAAATGCCATTGGCGTAAGTATAATAATTGTAATTGCCATCGGGCAGGTCAATCCGGTAAACATGCGTCGACGTTTTTTTTACAGTTAAAAATTGCTGAAAGTTATCAGAGTAAACAAGGTTGCCATCCGCCGGCTCATGGCAGTATAAAAGCATTACATTATTGTTTATAGCGGTTTGTTCAACCTTGCCGCTTTTACCCTCGGCCAGGGTAAGGTAGGCGTTCCCTGCTGCTTTTGTTTCCCGGTTGGCTTTCTCTTTACCATTAACATGCCGCAAAACATGCGAGCTGATGAGCTTGCCGTTCTTAAAGGTTGATTCCTCGTTGCAATTAACGTTAACACTGAAGATAAACTTCATTTTAACTTCCGATACCATTTTGAGGTAAAGTTCATCACCTGTGTTTTTTTGGTAAAAGTTAAGATGCCCAACCACTTTACCGCTGTGCAAAATGTTGTATTTGGTTGTTGTTTCGGTAGCGTATAATCTCGTGCAGGTTATCGACATTAAAACTATGATTAGCAACTTGCCAGATTTTAAAACCGCCCTGCCTTTATAACTGACAATTGCAGGCATGGCATATTTTTTAAACAACCAAATAATTAAGGTGATAATCATGGGCAGTGTATTTTGTTTTATACACCTGATACAACTTAAAAGCTAAGTACCCCTATTTGGGGGAAGAAAAAATTCTAAAGAGGGAAAAACGCTAAATTCTAAACCAATCGCAACATAACATTTACCTTTAAGCTTCTCCCTTTAGAATTTAGATTTTAGAATTTAGGATTTAGAGTTTCCCATTAGAGTTTAGAATTTAATGTCAGCTACTCGCTTTTACCTTTTTTCTATACTCGTTGGGCGAGGTACCCATCAGTTTGGTAAACATCCGCGAGAAATAATACTGATCTTCTATACCCAAAGTCAGGGCGATGTTTTTGATAGACATGGCAGTAAATGAGATATACTGACACGCTTTTTGAACTTTTAACTGGTTAAAATACTCAATAGGAGAGTAGCCCGTTTTTGCCCGGAAAATGGCCGAATAATGCGAAGTGGATAACTTGGCAAAGCTGCTCAGATCATCAAGCCTTATCATGGTATTAACATGGTCTTGCATGTATTGAATGGTTTTTTCAACTATATCGCTATCTGCGGGCTTATCATCAACATGGTTAAACTTATCCTCGTAAATAAGTGATGACAGGAAATGCGAGAATATCATGTTTACATAACGCAGCGCATCGCTGCTATAGCCTTTCTCCAGGTTAAAGCAAATGTCTTCAAACAGCTTTATCCGGTCTTCATTAAAAGACAGGTATGGCTTGTAATTTTCTGAATTTTTCAGGATGAGTTCAACTATAAAAGATGCTACCTCGCCTTTGAAGTGAATCCAGTATATCGTCCATGGTTTATCCATGTTGGCGGCGTACTTATGCGGCGTGTTGGCTGGTATGGCAATAAATTGCGATGGCGAAACCTCTACCTTTTTTTTGTTGATCTCCAGCCAGCCGTAGCCTTCGGTACAATAAATTATTATATGCTGGTTAATACCATTGGGGCGCTCTGCATAATGGTGCCGGGCCTTGGGGTAATAGCCAATATCGGTAATGTAAATTTGCTTGGTAACCAAATCCTTACTTAAAAAGTTGGTAATGACCTTTTTGGGCAGCACAATAAGCTTTTGCCCTTCAAAACCGTCCCGCCGCCTGATAGCTGTACTTTTAGTCATTTTTTTGAATGGAAACCGTGATAATCAGTGTCCCGTAGTAACGGATTGATCTTCGTATACAAACATTCACAAAAAATATCAAAATATTGGCAAAAAATAGAAATAATTGAAATTGAGGTGGCGTAATAAAGTCCATCATTTCCGTAACATTAACTATTTTTTTATCCTGTTTTATCCATGACATTTACATTGTAACCAATTAGCGATACCAACAGCAGCAAATGCTTCATAATCATTTTCATTAAAGAAAAAAAGTGAAAATGTTAGTGTGTTAGGGGGGCGTTGTTTGTTCCTGATAACAACAGGATTAAATGTACCGGAAAACACTATTCAGAACATTTGAAGGGGCTATCGCGATAACAAAGCTATAATAACACTAAATGCAGCACTTTAAAAAAACAACAGGTAATTATAAAATCAGTTTCATTAAAACTTTCGGCTTGATAGCTTTTTTAATATTACCGGTAACTGTGTTGAGCGCACAGGAACTCCAAAAAAGTGCAGATAACACCGCCATTAGCAGCCCGCAGGTAAAAATTACCGTCGATAAAACTACCGGCACTATTAACTATTTGTTTGCCAACGGTATGCATATGGATAACACGGTGGCTTACGTGCGGGATATAAACTCGGGCTACATATCAACTGCCGATCTTGCTAACCATTCCTGCACAACCCTACAGGTTAACGATAATTTAGGTAAAGGCTTAAACCTTGTTGTTAAGCACAGTGATGCAAAGCACAACATCAGCATCACTCAATCCTTCACCCTTTACCTGGGCAAAGCTTACGCGCTTGTTAATGTAAGCGCAACATCTGCGGGTAAGCCTATCGAAACACGGGATATCAGCCCGATAGCTATCCTGCCGGCCAACAAAGGCAAGCTGTTTATTCCCGGTACCGAGCCGCGCATTTTGGATGTGCCTTTTGATAACGACGATTGGACGCCTACTTTGGAGCGGAGCTGGCCGAAAGGCAACGGGCCCAAAAGCAAAGGCATTAGCTACGAGTTTTTAGCGGTGTACGACCAGCTTAAAAATTCGGGCCTGGTAATAGGTAGCGTAAGCCACGATTTCTGGAAAACAGGTTTATCCTATCAAACCGGAACGCAACTGGGCTATGTTGATTCATTAAACGTTTTTGGCGGTGTGGCTACAGCCGATAATCCGTCCCTCAAATCAGGTTATGGTGGCCTGGATGGTACGCATGACCATGCCGACCATGGTACCATGCTGGGCCAAACCGTAAGCTCGGCCACTATTTATATCTGCGGTTCGGATGATCTGCACGAGGCTTTTAAGGATTATGGCAGGGTAAATTCCATCATCAATGGCAAGCAAACCTGGGAGGGACCGGCCCCTGTTTACTGGAACAGTTTTGGGGTTGAGGGTGTGCTGGGTTACGAAAAGGTAATGATGCCGCCTGCTGTAAACCAGATCTCGGATTTTATCCACTCCATGCCCAATTTTGGCGCTTATTCCAAACCTGTTTTAAGTATCGACTCGTACGACCAGGGTATTTATTCTACCGAGGTTTTAAAATCAATAGGGGAGTATGGCGCAAAAAACGGCCAGCAGATGGGGTTTTATTTTACGCCATTTGCCATGTGGAGCTGGAAGAATGATACTAAAGGGCGCAAGCTGCCGGGCACCGATGTAATGTTTGAGGATGTGCTGTTGCAGGATAAAAACGGAAAGGCTATCATGTACAAAGATGGCGATTGGGGCGCTTATGCCATGGATCCCACGCATCCGGCGGTCAGGCTTTCTATCATATCGCAGTTGAAAAAAGCAAAAGCCATTAACGCTAAATTTATCAAGATAGACTTTTTAACCGCCGGCGCGCTGGAGAGTACCAAACGTTACGATCCTAAAATCCGTACCGGTATACAGGCCTATAACTATGGTATGAAAACCCTGCGCCACCTGGTTGATTCAATTATGGGTAAGGATGTTTTTATCACCCAGGCCATCTCGCCGCTGTTTCCACACCAATATACCCACACGCGGTTTGTATCAACCGATGTATACTCGCACCTGCGCGATGATCAGAAAGGCTTTCCTAACTGGGGCAGTACCGAAGCATCGTTAGCCACAGGATCGCATATGGGCTGGGTGCAGGGCACTTTGTTCCCGTATACCAACCTGGATGTAAGCATCATGAAAAACTTCCAGAAAAACCCTGATCTCAACGAGCAGGAAATAAAAGTACGCCTGTATGCCATGATGGTGATGGGTAGTATTCTGGGCGATGGATCTGATTTCAGGAACCCCATAGCCGCCTACCGGGCACAGGAATTTTTGAATAATAAAAACATAGCCCAATTTTTTAGCGATCCAAAAGCGTTTATCCCCATTAAAACAGCCGATGGCGAAAGCTTTGATCAGCAATTGTCGTTTTACCTGCCGGGCGATACTACTATGCTGGCCTTGTTCAATTTCGACCTTAAAAATGATTTTAAACAATTGTTTAGCAGGCAGGCCTTGGGCCTTGATGCGCATAAAAAATACGAATTCCGCGATTTTATGACCGATAAGGCAATTGGTGAATTAAAAGCTGAGGCCCAAACATTTAGCATGGCCGCCAACACAGGCGATGCCTTGCTGGTAAAAATAGTAGCGGTAAATTAATGATAAAAATAAATGGTAATATTATGCCACCAGTTAAACATAGCCAACCTAAAAAATGAGTAGTTCAAAAAGCTTTAACAGCAGTTATATTATTGGCATTTCCTTTATCTCGGCCCTGGGCGGGTACCTGTTCGGGTTCGATTTTGCCGTGATTTCGGGGGCGTTGCCTTTTCTGCGCACCCAGTTTGCCTTAACGCCGGTATGGGAGGGTTTTTTAACCGGGTCACTGGCTTTGGGCTGCATAGTTGGCTGTTTACTGGCCGGTAACATTGCCGATAAATATGGCCGTAAACCGGGGCTTATCATCGCTGCATTAATTTTCGCAGTATCATCTATCGGGATAGCGTTTTCTGCATCTTTAACTTACTTCTTAATCCTGCGCTTTGCCGCCGGGATAGGCGTGGGGATGGCCTCTATGCTTTGCCCCATGTATATTGCCGAAGTTTCGCCGGCCGAAGTGCGTGGCCGAAACGTAGCTATTAACCAGCTTACGGTGGTTATCGGCATATTAATAACCAACCTGGTCAATTACTTTTTGGCCAATCATGGTGCCGATTCATGGCGCTGGATGTTTGGCCTGGGTGCCGTACCATCGGCCATATTTTTAATCGGCGTTACCTGGCTGCCCGAAAGCCCAAGATGGCTCATGAAATCCGGTCAGCCTGATAAAGCCAGGGTTATCCTCAACAAAATTGGCTCCCCCGATTTTGCCGAATCAACCTTTAAAGCGGTCGAAAAATCATTGATGGGGTCAACCAAACAATCATACGCCATGGTGTTTGAAAAGGCCGTACGCCCTGCCGTGGTGGTCGGTATTACGCTGGCTGTGTTTCAGCAGTTTTGCGGTATCAACGTGGTATTTAACTATACATCTACCATATTTGAATCGGTAGGCGCTAACCTGAACCGGCAATTGTTCGAGACTGTGGCCATAGGCGTGGTGAACCTGGTATTTACTTTATTAGCCATGTGGCAGGTTGATAAACTGGGTCGCCGGCCACTGATGCTTTGGGGCGCGCTGGGCTTATCTGTATTGTATATTATACTCGCCTTTCTGCTGCAAAACCATTTCCCGGCGGGGCTGGTATCCATATTTGTGTTGCTGGCTATCAGTACCTATGCTATTTCGCTGGCCCCGGTAACGTGGGTGCTTATTTCCGAGATTTTCCCCAATAAAATTCGCGGTGTAGCGTCATCGGTAGCTATCGTATCCTTATGGCTGGCCTATTTTATTCTTGTATTTACATTTCCTATACTGGCCAAAATATTAGGTGCCTACGGGCCATTTTACCTGTACGCAGGCATCTGTTTTGCGGGCTTCCTTTTTGTAAAAACAAAAGTGAAAGAAACCAAGGGCCAAACTTTAGAAGAGTTAGAAGACAATTTAATAAGACATTAAAATATAATACATAGTATGCAAAGTTCAACTGTTTCCGTTTGGGAAGAGCAAGTAATTATCCCCACTTATGGTGTTGGCAAGCCTGATAAAAACCCCATGTTTTTTGAAAAACGGGTTTACCAGGGTAGCAGTGGGGTGGTTTATCCAAACCCGGTGATTGAGAAAATTGCCGACGAAAAAGAAGATAAAGAATACACAGGCCTGTTCCTGGAGAATAAATACCTTAAAGTGATGATACTGCCGCAGTTAGGCGGCCGCATTCAGACAGCGTTTGATAAGGTTAAACAACGCCACTTTATTTACCATAACCAGGTAATTAAGCCTGCGCTGGTAGGCTTAACCGGCCCCTGGATTTCGGGCGGCATCGAATTTAATTGGCCGCAGCACCACAGGCCCAGTACCTTCGATCCGGTTGATTACAAGCTGGAAGAGCATGCCGATGGCAGCAAAACCGTTTGGGTGAACGAGGTGGAGCGCATGTTTCATACCAAAGGCATGGCCGGTTTTACCCTGCATCCCGATACGGCCTATATCGAAATAAAAGCCAAGCTGTTTAACCGCTCGGCCCTGCCCCAAACCTTTTTATGGTGGGCAAACCCGGCGGTAAAAGTGAATGACTATTACCAATCGGTTTTTCCGCCCGATGTAAACGCCGTTTTTGACCACGGTAAACGCGATGTATCCGATTTTCCGATAGCAACCGGTACTTACTACAAGGTTGATTATTCGCCGGGTACCGATATCTCGATGTACAAAAATATCCCGGTACCTACATCATACATGGCCATTAACTCCGATTATGATTTTGTGGGTGGATATGAGCACGATACCGAAGCCGGTTTACTGCACGTGGCCAATCACCATGTATCGCCCGGTAAAAAACAATGGACCTGGGGCCACAGCGATTTTGGCCAGGCCTGGGACAGGAACCTCACCGACGAGGATGGCCCATACATTGAACTGATGACGGGCGTATTCACCGATAACCAGCCCGATTTTAGCTGGCTGATGCCCTACGAAGAAAAAACCTTTACCCAGTATTTTTTGCCCTACCGCGAACTGGGCATGGTAAAAAACGCATCTAAGGATATCCTGTTAGCTTTAAGCAAAAACGGCGATAAAGTGACCATCAAAGTGCAGGTAACATCGGCCCAAACAGACCTGCATATCAGCCTCAGTTATAAGGGCGAAGAGCTGTTTGCACACACAGGTACAATTGTGCCTGAGGTTGTTTTTGTACAGGAATTGACGGTAGCTGCAGGTTTGGATGAGAATGCGCTACTGCTCATCATCACCAATAGCAGCAACCAGGAAGTATTGCGCTACGAACCGGCTAAAAACAAAAAGAACGAAATGCCCATCCCGGCTAAGCCCGCTTTGGAGCCTGCCGATGTGGAAAGTGTGGAGCAATTGTTTCTGACCGCGCAGCATTTGGAGCAATACCGCCATGCCACATACAGCCCGGTGCCTTACTATGAAGAAGCCCTGCGCCGCGAACCAACCGATATCCGGAACAACAACGCTTTGGGTAAATGGTACATCCGCAAGGGGCAGTTTGCCAAAGCCGAGCCTTTTTTACGGCAGGCTGTTGAAACCGGCATTCAGCGTAACCCTAATCCATACGACAGCGAACCTTATTACAACCTGGGTTTATGCTTAAAATATTTGGGCAGGGCCGATGAAGCTTATACGGTATTCTACAAATCAACCTGGAGCAATGCCTGGAAAGATACCGGCTTTTTTGAGGTAGCCAAAACAGATATGGCCCGTGGTCACTTTGCGTTGGCCTTGGATCATATTAACCAATCGCTGGATAGAAACGCCAATAACAGCAAGGCCTATGTAATAAAAATGGCGGCCCTGCGCAACCTGAAACAGCTGGATAAAGCCTTGCAGGTAGCAGATATTGCCCTGGAAAGGGATAGCTTTAACCTGGGTGTTATTTTTGAGAAAATACAGGCTTATAAATTATTAGGCGAGGCCGATAAAATGGCAGCTTGCATTGATGAGCTGATAGTGCTTTCGCGTAACGACGATCAGAATTATCTTGAATACGCGCTTGATCATGCGGCTGCCGGTTTGTATGGCGAGGCCAACCAGTTATTGCAATTAGCTTTAAAAGATGGCGGCAACAACCCGATGGTTTATTATAGCCTGGGATATTTCAGTTATAAAAACGATTTAGCTGATGTTGCTAAACAATGGTTTAAAAAAGCCGCCGCTGCCGATCCATACCTGTGCTTTCCTAACCGCTTGGATGAGGTGAATATCCTGCAGCTGGCTATGGAGCTTAACCCGGTTGATGCTAAAGCGCCTTACTATTTGGGTAACCTGTTTTATGATAAGCGCCAGTATGATGATGCCGTAAGCAACTGGGAAAAAGCAGCAAAGCTGGATGAAACTTTCCCTACGGTGTACAGGAATTTGGCTATTGCCTATTTTAACAAGCAAAACAATGTCGAAAAAGCGCTAAGCTATTTTGAAAGGGCTTTTGAACTGGATAAAACCGATGCCCGCGTGCTGATGGAGCTGGATCAGCTTTATAAAAGGCTCAACTATCCTGTTGATAAAAGGCTGAAGCAGCTGGAAGATAACCTTGAAGTTGCCGAACAACGCGACGACGTCTACCTGGAACGGGTAACGCTTTACAATTTAACAGGCGAGTACGATAAGGCACTCGGTTTGTTGATGAAACGCCAGTTTCACCCATGGGAGGGCGGCGAAGGTAAGGCATCTGGCCAGTACGTGTTTAGCCTGGTGCAGTTGGCTAAACAATATATTGACGAGGGCGACTTTAATAAAGCCGTTGCCAACCTAAACATGGCCAAAAGCTATCCGC is drawn from Mucilaginibacter ginsenosidivorax and contains these coding sequences:
- a CDS encoding LA_2272 family surface repeat-containing protein — its product is MYYINRVLLLFFTVTFFACLHNRAAAQVNLARNITIHVKKQRLGTVFKTMEDKGSFYFSYNSNLIKADSLVSLDADNWTVKEVLDQMLMKRFEYKDAKGFIILRYAPLQLGLTTEKSNTENREYIITGFVADEQTGKKLPNASVYEKSLLQSAMTDQNGFFELHLKNEGRPVRLTISKELYKDTTITFLNDVQITSRPDSSLFSYVANDDNDDITKTGLGRLLLSTKQQIQAANLRGLVANAPFQASAIPNVSTHGALNGQIINIVSINAIGGYSAGVRGAEMGIIFNLDKGDVQSVQVAGAFNVVGGNVSGVQLSGLYNNVLGNVAGFQFTFLHNSIKRDLSGVQLSTYNHVRGKVSGLQIAILGNIAGKNVSGLQIGAGNIAQQKFEGIQFGIFNFAKKLRGVQLGLINVADTSSGFSFGLINYIRNGYNKLSLSSNETLNANIAIKTGSNNFYTVYTGGLRITPNSKIYGVGMGLGTVLDMGKHLTFNPEISSRYLYEGSWRYTNLLQRLDGNLNIKLGKKASLFGGPSLNFYYSDQENAVKGYGLAQNLQHNFSANQHHSWWVGWNAGFNFF
- a CDS encoding FecR domain-containing protein — protein: MSNSTPHMTDDLLVKHLLGEATIAEQEQVQAWLNAAEENQLYYNQFKTLWDQSLKVAGTRLIDEDTAFIRLQNRINNSPAASQTQTRRLTRANWLAIAASLVLVCMLSYFALNYFSRVTTVNLQSNNKVLVDTLPDGSVVTMNALSQLSYPNRFSGDTRPVELSGEAFFKITPDKTKPFIINVNGVTVRVVGTSFNIKSRNGKTEVIVETGIVNVSRDKNSISLKPGEKTVVLKNRSSLTKQSTRGKLYSYYINKELVCDSTPLSELVSAVNEIYGAHIVIAKPSLNKLPITTVFKDQSLEQILLVVTGTFPITAIHKGNQIILK
- a CDS encoding RNA polymerase sigma-70 factor, which produces MRNMTGKAPIFNAYFHPLSVEYSDSTVISLLKQGNQKVFEMVFKSHFKNLHAYAYTFLKDDGQAEEVVQNVFCRIWEKRELLKTDGSIKSYLYRAVHNESLNYLKHQKVKASFQVYYADEMDQVQDHSSKAMLANELEKHISQAMSELPQQCRTIFQLSRFEQLKYQQIADQMGLSVKTIENQMGKALKLMRTKLAEFLMIILYLIISR
- a CDS encoding DUF6134 family protein, coding for MIITLIIWLFKKYAMPAIVSYKGRAVLKSGKLLIIVLMSITCTRLYATETTTKYNILHSGKVVGHLNFYQKNTGDELYLKMVSEVKMKFIFSVNVNCNEESTFKNGKLISSHVLRHVNGKEKANRETKAAGNAYLTLAEGKSGKVEQTAINNNVMLLYCHEPADGNLVYSDNFQQFLTVKKTSTHVYRIDLPDGNYNYYTYANGICSKVDIHHSLYTIQVQLA
- a CDS encoding AraC family transcriptional regulator translates to MTKSTAIRRRDGFEGQKLIVLPKKVITNFLSKDLVTKQIYITDIGYYPKARHHYAERPNGINQHIIIYCTEGYGWLEINKKKVEVSPSQFIAIPANTPHKYAANMDKPWTIYWIHFKGEVASFIVELILKNSENYKPYLSFNEDRIKLFEDICFNLEKGYSSDALRYVNMIFSHFLSSLIYEDKFNHVDDKPADSDIVEKTIQYMQDHVNTMIRLDDLSSFAKLSTSHYSAIFRAKTGYSPIEYFNQLKVQKACQYISFTAMSIKNIALTLGIEDQYYFSRMFTKLMGTSPNEYRKKVKASS
- a CDS encoding alpha-amylase family protein; its protein translation is MQHFKKTTGNYKISFIKTFGLIAFLILPVTVLSAQELQKSADNTAISSPQVKITVDKTTGTINYLFANGMHMDNTVAYVRDINSGYISTADLANHSCTTLQVNDNLGKGLNLVVKHSDAKHNISITQSFTLYLGKAYALVNVSATSAGKPIETRDISPIAILPANKGKLFIPGTEPRILDVPFDNDDWTPTLERSWPKGNGPKSKGISYEFLAVYDQLKNSGLVIGSVSHDFWKTGLSYQTGTQLGYVDSLNVFGGVATADNPSLKSGYGGLDGTHDHADHGTMLGQTVSSATIYICGSDDLHEAFKDYGRVNSIINGKQTWEGPAPVYWNSFGVEGVLGYEKVMMPPAVNQISDFIHSMPNFGAYSKPVLSIDSYDQGIYSTEVLKSIGEYGAKNGQQMGFYFTPFAMWSWKNDTKGRKLPGTDVMFEDVLLQDKNGKAIMYKDGDWGAYAMDPTHPAVRLSIISQLKKAKAINAKFIKIDFLTAGALESTKRYDPKIRTGIQAYNYGMKTLRHLVDSIMGKDVFITQAISPLFPHQYTHTRFVSTDVYSHLRDDQKGFPNWGSTEASLATGSHMGWVQGTLFPYTNLDVSIMKNFQKNPDLNEQEIKVRLYAMMVMGSILGDGSDFRNPIAAYRAQEFLNNKNIAQFFSDPKAFIPIKTADGESFDQQLSFYLPGDTTMLALFNFDLKNDFKQLFSRQALGLDAHKKYEFRDFMTDKAIGELKAEAQTFSMAANTGDALLVKIVAVN
- a CDS encoding sugar porter family MFS transporter produces the protein MSSSKSFNSSYIIGISFISALGGYLFGFDFAVISGALPFLRTQFALTPVWEGFLTGSLALGCIVGCLLAGNIADKYGRKPGLIIAALIFAVSSIGIAFSASLTYFLILRFAAGIGVGMASMLCPMYIAEVSPAEVRGRNVAINQLTVVIGILITNLVNYFLANHGADSWRWMFGLGAVPSAIFLIGVTWLPESPRWLMKSGQPDKARVILNKIGSPDFAESTFKAVEKSLMGSTKQSYAMVFEKAVRPAVVVGITLAVFQQFCGINVVFNYTSTIFESVGANLNRQLFETVAIGVVNLVFTLLAMWQVDKLGRRPLMLWGALGLSVLYIILAFLLQNHFPAGLVSIFVLLAISTYAISLAPVTWVLISEIFPNKIRGVASSVAIVSLWLAYFILVFTFPILAKILGAYGPFYLYAGICFAGFLFVKTKVKETKGQTLEELEDNLIRH